In Mercurialis annua linkage group LG5, ddMerAnnu1.2, whole genome shotgun sequence, a single genomic region encodes these proteins:
- the LOC126679844 gene encoding peroxynitrite isomerase Rv2717c, which translates to MNTNSPADAVVHPAIAPLSYLLGTWRGQGEGGYPTVSSFSYGEQLHFSPISGKPVIAYTQKTWKLSSGEPMHGESGYWRPKLDGSLEVVISQSTGLVEVQKGTYNEQEKTIKLQSQLVGNASKVKEISRVFEFANGELSYIVQMATNLNNLQPHLKAVLKKVH; encoded by the exons ATGAACACTAATTCGCCGGCCGATGCGGTGGTGCATCCGGCAATCGCACCCTTGTCGTACCTGCTGGGCACATGGCGGGGACAAGGCGAGGGCGGCTATCCCACAGTCTCCTCCTTCTCATACGGCGAGCAGCTTCATTTCTCCCCAATTTCCGGCAAG CCTGTGATAGCTTATACTCAGAAGACTTGGAAACTCAGCTCCGGTGAGCCTATGCACGGAGAGAGTGGCTACTGGAGACCCAAGCTTGACGGTTCTCTTGAAGTTGTCATTTCTCAGAGCACCGGTCTTGTTGAAGTTCAG AAAGGTACCTATAACGAACAGGAGAAAACTATCAAACTTCAGAGTCAACTGGTGGGCAATGCATCTAAG GTGAAAGAAATAAGTCGAGTCTTTGAATTTGCAAATGGAGAACTGTCTTACATTGTCCAAATGGCTACTAACCTGAATAATCTTCAACCACATCTGAAAGCTGTGCTTAAGAAGGTCCACTGA